The Spirosoma radiotolerans genome has a window encoding:
- a CDS encoding O-methyltransferase, protein MLLAYFRYLSRARDEHALHSPFLFALYTQVIRAKTGSKALFAPIRALRKELRKSRQVITIADYGAGSKVNESRQRTVGDIARNSQKTARFGRLLFRLIQRFEARNIVDLGTSLGMTTAYMAEATKVYGGHVLTFEGCPETAAVARQNFEQLAIQNVAIVVGNLDETLAPQLAALDSVDFVFFDANHRYEPTVRYFETCLAKIHNDTVFVFDDIHWSDEMEQAWGYIKAHPAVSVTVDLFWVGLVFFRREQPKQDFILRF, encoded by the coding sequence TTGCTGCTTGCTTATTTTCGGTATCTGAGTCGCGCCCGCGACGAACACGCGCTTCATTCTCCCTTTCTGTTTGCGTTATATACACAGGTTATTCGGGCAAAAACCGGCTCGAAAGCCCTGTTTGCCCCTATACGGGCCTTGCGTAAAGAACTTCGTAAAAGTCGCCAGGTCATTACTATTGCTGACTATGGGGCCGGGTCTAAAGTGAACGAGTCCCGGCAACGTACTGTGGGCGATATTGCCCGGAACTCCCAGAAAACCGCCCGGTTTGGCCGACTGCTGTTTCGGCTCATTCAGCGGTTTGAGGCCAGGAACATCGTGGATTTGGGTACATCCCTGGGTATGACGACGGCCTACATGGCTGAAGCGACCAAGGTTTATGGCGGTCATGTACTCACCTTTGAAGGATGCCCTGAAACAGCGGCTGTGGCGCGTCAGAATTTTGAGCAATTGGCTATTCAGAATGTAGCGATCGTAGTGGGTAATCTGGACGAGACGCTGGCTCCCCAACTGGCGGCTCTTGATTCGGTTGATTTTGTTTTTTTTGACGCCAATCACCGCTACGAGCCCACAGTCCGTTATTTTGAAACTTGTTTAGCCAAAATTCACAACGATACGGTATTTGTCTTTGACGACATTCACTGGTCGGACGAAATGGAGCAGGCATGGGGGTACATCAAAGCACACCCAGCTGTCAGCGTCACGGTTGATTTGTTTTGGGTAGGGCTGGTCTTCTTTCGGCGGGAGCAGCCAAAGCAGGATTTTATCCTCCGTTTTTGA
- the apaG gene encoding Co2+/Mg2+ efflux protein ApaG, translated as MVSSVTEGVKVSVKTEYQADYSSPLQAHYVFTYRITIENASDYTIQLLRRHWLIFDSNGTVREVEGEGVVGLQPVLEPGEVHEYVSGCNLRSSIGKMAGTYLVERIIDGKQLRVSIPEFTMVVPYKLN; from the coding sequence ATGGTTTCGTCAGTCACAGAAGGCGTAAAAGTTAGCGTGAAGACAGAGTATCAGGCTGATTACTCTAGTCCGCTCCAGGCGCATTATGTTTTTACTTATCGAATCACCATCGAAAACGCGAGCGACTATACTATTCAGTTGCTTCGGCGTCATTGGTTGATTTTCGATTCCAATGGCACCGTTCGGGAGGTCGAAGGAGAGGGTGTTGTTGGGCTGCAACCCGTGCTGGAGCCGGGGGAGGTCCATGAATATGTGTCGGGCTGTAATCTGCGTTCGAGCATTGGGAAAATGGCCGGTACCTACCTCGTCGAACGTATTATTGACGGCAAACAACTACGGGTCAGTATTCCTGAGTTCACAATGGTTGTGCCTTATAAGTTAAATTGA
- the dapB gene encoding 4-hydroxy-tetrahydrodipicolinate reductase — translation MNILLLGYGKMGKTIEQILLERGHQIAARIDANNHAELTNLASDAVDVVIEFSSPESAAENITYCLERGWPVVCGTTGWLNRRADIEEFCKTRKGAFFYASNYSIGVNLFFRLNKVLAQFMRKYPSYHVSMTEIHHTEKKDAPSGTAITLAEGVMEQLASKRRWISNEAGHAPQPVGEDAIEIQSFREGAVPGTHTVRYDSDVDQIEISHVAHSRQGFALGAVVAAEWLVGREGIFGMDDLLGN, via the coding sequence GTGAATATTCTTCTGCTGGGTTATGGCAAAATGGGTAAAACGATTGAGCAGATTTTGCTTGAGCGAGGACACCAGATTGCAGCCCGAATCGATGCGAACAACCACGCTGAGTTAACCAACCTTGCCTCCGACGCCGTCGACGTCGTTATTGAATTCAGCTCACCCGAGTCGGCAGCCGAAAACATTACCTATTGCCTGGAACGTGGCTGGCCGGTCGTTTGTGGTACAACGGGCTGGCTGAACCGCCGGGCCGACATTGAAGAATTTTGTAAAACCAGAAAAGGCGCGTTTTTTTATGCCTCTAACTACAGCATTGGCGTTAATCTGTTTTTTCGACTGAATAAAGTCCTGGCGCAGTTCATGCGGAAATATCCGTCTTATCATGTGTCAATGACAGAAATTCACCATACAGAAAAGAAAGACGCGCCCAGCGGAACCGCCATCACTCTGGCCGAGGGTGTTATGGAACAGCTGGCTAGCAAACGCCGTTGGATTAGTAACGAAGCGGGTCATGCGCCACAGCCGGTAGGCGAAGATGCTATTGAAATTCAGTCGTTTCGTGAAGGTGCCGTGCCGGGTACGCATACGGTTCGCTACGACTCTGACGTTGACCAGATTGAGATCTCGCATGTGGCACACAGTCGGCAGGGCTTTGCTTTAGGCGCTGTTGTGGCGGCTGAATGGCTCGTTGGTCGTGAGGGTATATTCGGGATGGATGACCTGTTGGGGAATTGA
- the ung gene encoding uracil-DNA glycosylase, with translation MNVSIAESWRNRLQPEFDKPYFGELAQFLRHEYSTQRVFPPGALMFNAFNKCSFDDTRVVILGQDPYHGEGQANGLAFSVADGITKPPSLVNIFKEIQDDLGKPIPKSGNLERWASQGVMLLNATLTVRAGQAGSHQGKGWETFTDAVIKLISDEKKYVVFMLWGAYAQKKGAIIDGKKHLVLKAKHPSPMAANYGGWFGNKHFSQANTYLESKGLPPVEW, from the coding sequence ATGAATGTATCTATTGCCGAATCCTGGCGAAATCGGCTCCAACCCGAATTCGACAAACCTTATTTTGGCGAGTTAGCTCAATTTCTGCGACATGAATACAGTACGCAGCGTGTTTTTCCTCCCGGCGCGTTGATGTTCAATGCCTTCAACAAATGTAGTTTCGACGATACCCGCGTTGTCATTCTCGGCCAGGATCCTTACCACGGCGAAGGGCAGGCCAATGGGTTGGCTTTCTCGGTAGCTGATGGTATAACAAAACCGCCATCATTGGTCAACATTTTTAAAGAAATCCAGGATGATCTGGGCAAGCCCATTCCTAAATCGGGCAACCTGGAACGCTGGGCCAGCCAGGGAGTTATGCTCTTAAACGCAACATTGACCGTACGGGCCGGTCAGGCGGGTTCGCACCAGGGAAAGGGTTGGGAAACGTTTACCGACGCTGTTATCAAACTCATTTCGGATGAGAAAAAGTACGTCGTTTTTATGCTTTGGGGCGCTTATGCCCAAAAGAAGGGCGCTATTATCGACGGCAAGAAACACCTGGTTCTGAAAGCGAAACATCCGTCACCCATGGCCGCTAATTACGGCGGCTGGTTTGGCAATAAGCATTTTAGCCAGGCAAATACGTATCTGGAAAGTAAAGGATTGCCGCCTGTGGAATGGTAA
- the lepB gene encoding signal peptidase I — translation MSVTQTKAETRPAKARKSPIREWFDSVLFAVVAATLIRWLFMEAFTIPTPSMENSLMVGDFLFVSKLHYGTRTPRTPLQVPLTHQKIWGTNIPSYSTAIQLPSYRLPGFTHVKNGDVVVFNVPPKYLNDNIDYPVDLKTNYIKRCIGIPGDVLEVRQREVFINGKPFPTPPRSEQKYFIKTTEVLDATFFRKYDIVNDYRDPSQPTENWKPLEQYNDSTKTSVMVGYSVNTTQDVIAKFKSFDFVKGVEPMSDKPGEMAPMIYGTPTFKWNHDNFGPITIPKKGATIQLNAQTIALYGPVIQLYEDNEKVEVAPDVIKIGGQPITSYTFKQDYYFMMGDNRDNSLDSRFWGFVPEDHIVGKAVFVWMSLDPNPANAWNKIRWNRLFRTID, via the coding sequence GTGTCAGTAACTCAAACGAAGGCCGAAACTAGACCGGCTAAAGCCAGGAAATCGCCCATTCGGGAATGGTTCGATTCCGTTCTGTTTGCCGTTGTCGCGGCCACGCTTATCCGCTGGTTGTTTATGGAAGCCTTCACGATTCCAACGCCATCGATGGAAAATAGCCTGATGGTAGGCGATTTCCTGTTTGTGAGTAAGTTGCATTATGGCACCCGCACACCTCGTACACCATTGCAGGTACCGCTGACGCATCAGAAAATATGGGGAACCAACATTCCGTCTTATAGCACGGCTATTCAATTGCCTTCTTATAGGTTACCGGGTTTCACCCATGTAAAAAATGGAGACGTGGTCGTGTTTAACGTACCACCCAAATACCTGAACGACAATATCGACTACCCCGTTGATCTAAAAACGAACTACATCAAGCGGTGTATCGGTATTCCCGGCGATGTACTTGAGGTTCGGCAACGCGAGGTGTTCATCAATGGAAAGCCGTTTCCAACGCCACCCCGTTCGGAGCAGAAATACTTTATCAAAACGACCGAAGTCCTCGACGCAACGTTCTTTCGTAAGTACGACATTGTGAACGATTACCGCGACCCAAGTCAGCCAACCGAGAACTGGAAACCGCTGGAGCAATATAACGATTCGACTAAAACCTCGGTTATGGTCGGCTATAGCGTTAACACGACGCAGGACGTCATTGCTAAATTCAAAAGCTTTGATTTTGTGAAAGGCGTTGAACCCATGTCCGATAAGCCGGGCGAGATGGCGCCAATGATTTATGGTACGCCAACGTTTAAATGGAATCACGACAACTTCGGCCCAATCACGATTCCGAAAAAGGGAGCGACTATTCAACTCAATGCACAGACGATTGCTCTTTACGGCCCGGTCATTCAGTTGTATGAAGACAACGAAAAAGTAGAGGTAGCGCCGGATGTAATCAAAATTGGCGGGCAGCCTATTACGTCATACACCTTCAAGCAGGACTACTATTTTATGATGGGCGATAACCGCGACAACTCGCTCGACTCCCGTTTCTGGGGGTTTGTCCCCGAAGACCATATTGTGGGCAAGGCCGTGTTTGTCTGGATGTCGCTGGACCCGAACCCGGCCAATGCCTGGAATAAAATCCGCTGGAACCGACTGTTCAGAACGATTGACTAA
- a CDS encoding ParB/RepB/Spo0J family partition protein yields the protein MDNTKAPNKKMIGLGRGLGALLHDSESVSRQSKPSPFESIGTMTEISLSLIETNPFQPRTRFDEEALLELADSIRTQGIIQPITVRQLGKERYQLIAGERRLQASKIVGLSHIPAYVRTANDQQMLEMALIENIQRENLNAIEIALSYQRLITECSLKQEELGERVGKNRTTVNNYIRLLKLPPVIQASLRDNRISMGHARAIINIENPETQIRLFTRAVDEEWSVRKVEEAVRNLSDDASELAPTRSVTLPKQEMRSLQFKLSSMFGTRVSIKADEKHKGEIKIPFTSQEELAKILEVLNSQA from the coding sequence ATGGACAACACCAAAGCACCGAATAAGAAGATGATAGGATTGGGCCGCGGCTTGGGTGCCTTGTTGCACGATAGTGAATCGGTCAGTCGGCAATCGAAGCCGTCCCCATTTGAGTCGATCGGTACGATGACTGAAATCAGTTTGTCGTTGATTGAAACAAACCCTTTTCAGCCTCGAACGCGTTTCGATGAAGAAGCGCTGCTGGAACTGGCCGACTCAATTCGGACACAAGGAATTATTCAACCCATTACGGTCCGTCAGTTAGGAAAGGAACGGTATCAGCTTATTGCGGGTGAACGGCGTCTGCAGGCTTCCAAAATTGTTGGTCTGAGCCACATTCCAGCCTATGTCCGGACGGCCAATGACCAGCAAATGCTGGAAATGGCGTTGATCGAGAACATTCAGCGGGAAAACCTGAATGCCATAGAAATTGCGCTCAGCTACCAGCGGCTCATTACCGAATGTAGCCTGAAGCAGGAGGAACTGGGTGAGCGGGTAGGTAAAAACCGCACAACCGTTAACAACTACATCCGGCTGCTGAAGCTCCCGCCCGTCATTCAGGCGTCGCTGCGTGACAATCGTATTTCGATGGGCCATGCCCGCGCCATTATCAACATCGAAAATCCAGAAACACAAATACGGCTCTTTACCAGAGCTGTCGATGAAGAATGGTCGGTGCGGAAGGTTGAAGAAGCGGTTCGGAATTTATCCGATGATGCCAGCGAACTGGCCCCTACACGCAGCGTTACCCTGCCTAAGCAGGAAATGCGAAGCCTGCAGTTCAAGCTGTCTTCTATGTTCGGTACCCGCGTATCCATCAAAGCCGATGAGAAGCACAAGGGCGAAATAAAGATTCCGTTTACCTCTCAGGAAGAATTGGCCAAGATCCTGGAAGTACTGAACTCACAAGCATAA
- a CDS encoding DUF5683 domain-containing protein: MKQSFFLLIITLLFCLPIATAFAQRPAIRPAPTPAAIDSSRTGESAFDTIPSTIRRNGVQIQVGKSVLTDDDSTSLDTPDTVQVSARQEAKIHKIIPKKATMRSLVLPGLGQAYNRQYYKIPFIYVGFGVMGYLFVKYRGLAKQAETGYRRLLYGDKVGDGFKAELNPTLYPDIRGPLINTPDQYIKVEEVLIGVSPFNDNKVVFRTTANAKNAYDTFRRYRDLNLLLSGVLWALNIVEANVAAHLKTFDLTDDISMTVEPNVLPAPGMGFIPAVRVAFTFK; this comes from the coding sequence ATGAAGCAGTCTTTCTTCTTACTGATAATCACCCTGCTGTTCTGCTTGCCCATCGCTACCGCGTTTGCGCAACGGCCGGCTATTCGCCCGGCCCCAACGCCAGCCGCTATTGATTCGAGCCGAACAGGGGAGTCAGCCTTTGACACCATTCCGTCAACGATACGCCGTAACGGTGTTCAGATTCAGGTTGGGAAATCAGTGCTGACAGACGATGATTCCACCTCGCTCGATACGCCCGACACGGTGCAGGTATCGGCTAGGCAGGAAGCTAAAATCCACAAGATCATCCCGAAAAAGGCGACAATGCGGTCGTTGGTGCTGCCTGGTTTAGGACAGGCCTATAACCGGCAGTATTACAAAATACCGTTTATCTATGTTGGATTTGGGGTAATGGGCTATCTATTTGTCAAATACAGAGGCCTGGCTAAACAAGCCGAAACGGGCTACCGACGTTTGCTTTATGGCGATAAAGTAGGCGATGGATTTAAGGCTGAACTCAACCCCACTCTATACCCGGATATCAGAGGACCTCTAATTAACACGCCGGATCAGTACATTAAAGTAGAGGAGGTGTTAATTGGGGTAAGCCCGTTCAACGATAATAAAGTTGTTTTTCGAACGACGGCCAACGCCAAAAATGCCTATGATACGTTTCGGCGTTATCGGGATCTGAACCTGCTTTTGTCCGGTGTTTTGTGGGCACTAAATATTGTTGAAGCCAATGTAGCCGCTCATCTGAAGACGTTTGATTTAACCGACGACATTTCGATGACCGTCGAACCCAATGTGCTACCTGCCCCTGGAATGGGTTTTATCCCGGCGGTTCGGGTGGCGTTTACGTTTAAATGA